A single Nicotiana tabacum cultivar K326 chromosome 5, ASM71507v2, whole genome shotgun sequence DNA region contains:
- the LOC142180884 gene encoding uncharacterized protein LOC142180884, with protein sequence MNYEMIKITHQVSDIVHSISPKLEDPDAFTIPCTIGSADFAKALCDLRVSINLTPYYVFKTLGIGQPRPTYMMLQMPDRTMERPLGIIDDVLVWVDKFIFLADFVILDCEVDYEVAIMSPRPFLATWKALVDVEARELTLRVGDEKIVFHVCKSMRQPNSNEACSFVDIVTEVIVEDTDAVINVEDPLEAMLLNHDVTEDEGLVEYVNALQGMGSYIYEPQKLSLDI encoded by the coding sequence ATGAATTATGAAATGATCAAGATAACGCACCAAGTCAGTGACATTGTACATTCCATATCCCCAAAGCTAGAGGACCCTGATGCTTTTACAATCCCGTGCACTATTGGTAGTGCCGATTTCGCCAAAGCTTTGTGCGACTTGAGGGTAAGCATTAACTTGACGCCATATTATGTGTTCAAGACATtagggattgggcaaccaaggccCACATACATGATGTTGCAAATGCCGGATAGGACAATGGAGAGGCCATTGGGGATAATAGATGATGTGCTAGTATGGGTCGACAAGTTCATATTTCtcgcagattttgtgatacttgactgtgaggttgactatgaggtggCGATCATGTCCccgagacctttcctagctacatGGAAGGctttagttgatgtggaagcaaggGAGCTCACCTtacgggtgggtgatgaaaaaatTGTGTTCCATGTCTGCAAGTCAATGAGGCAGCCCAATAGCAACGAAGCATGTTCATTTGTGGATATTGTGACCGAGGTGATTGTCGAAGACACCGATGCTGTGATTAATGTGGAGGACCCTTTGGAAGCTATGTTGTTGAACCATGATGTGACTGAGGATGAAGGTTTGGTGGAAtatgtcaatgctttgcaaggaatgggttcATACATATATGAGCCCCAGAAACTTTCCTTGGATATTTAG